From the genome of Anopheles moucheti chromosome 3, idAnoMoucSN_F20_07, whole genome shotgun sequence, one region includes:
- the LOC128303626 gene encoding mediator of RNA polymerase II transcription subunit 11, protein MTAIDKIQALDHIERELILCLQSAGAALMELSKEKTSQKATETNVNQFLKSLNNVETKLSEQINYLTQVSTGQPHEGSGYASAKVLQMAWHRIQHVKSRIKDLEECKMRYIQANRMQSNRVGQNASSSTAGVML, encoded by the exons ATGACCGCAATTGACAAAATACAAGCTTTGGATCACATTGAACGAGAACTGATATTATGCTTGCAAAGTGCCG GTGCGGCACTGATGGAACTAAGCAAGGAAAAGACCAGCCAAAAAGCAACGGAAACGAACGTGAACCAGTTCCTAAAGTCGCTCAACAATGTAGAGACAAAACTTTCGGAGCAGATCAACTATCTCACGCAAGTGTCGACCGGCCAACCGCACGAAGGTTCCGGTTACGCATCGGCCAAGGTACTGCAAATGGCGTGGCATCGCATACAGCACGTCAAGTCGCGCATCAAGGATCTGGAAGAGTGCAAAATGCGCTACATACAGGCCAACCGTATGCAGAGTAACCGCGTTGGTCAGAACGCCTCATCCAGCACGGCTGGTGTTATGCTTTAA
- the LOC128303612 gene encoding rho guanine nucleotide exchange factor 7 isoform X2: MDASIITVQAQYSFKGSNNDELCFKKGDIITLTQREEGGWWEGTLGDKTGWFPSNYVKEYVGPLPLSETIRPPEEIQAFRSVVFRDLLESEKAHVAELRGLAENFLEPLEPSQILSSNEYAQLMCNFLEVVEMHEEFLQTLEDCNDRVGKVFLSKAPTMKKIHQFYCAAHPRAIVIVDKFREELNVFMEKQGAAKPGLLVLTTGLSKPFRRLDKYAAILQELERHMESGHPDRGDTQRSIAVYKDIASSCSATRRQKELELQILTGPVRGWQGAELSSLGEIIHMGSVAVGPEHKDRYLVLFPQTLLILSVSQRMSAFKYEGKLPLTGITVNRLEDTDQIKNAFEISGTLIDRIVAVCQGPSEANRWVELLSPKSGAVEQSGTGAVDMKRNVSSSAVNIPQPPPHMSPPSTTGNSHPSRSGTSSIVQHMSQHKRSQSFNHHLSYNQVQQQQQLQQQQLKQHQPNPNLLASPNSLNLNRHEANQAALNQKGFSEKANWNITNLRPAPSLRPAFLSSVAVSSAGSAAGGTGGGRSATASITGSIGGAAASCVGGGNSGGGSAILNTSDSVHHSLSFSSSSKVSPTYEEDALVLRVIEAYCAAYQSTSRNTMHSGVEYDEMTPTLRQLFISVRQLQQDMAQVKLQITEERTQRGHLQQVLMGHLETYGATNTKC, encoded by the exons ATGGATGCTTCGATAATTACCGTACAGGCACAGTACTCCTTCAAGGGGTCAAACAACGATGAGCTGTGTTTCAAAAAGGGCGATATCATAACATTAACACAGCGGGAGGAAGGTGGCTGGTGGGAAGGAACCTTGGGCGACAAGACGGGTTGGTTTCCAAGCAATTACGTGAAGGAATATGTTG GGCCATTGCCGTTGTCCGAAACCATACGGCCTCCGGAGGAAATACAGGCGTTTCGATCAGTTGTCTTCCGGGATTTGCTGGAAAGTGAGAAGGCGCATGTTGCTGAACTGCGGGGCTTAGCTGAAAACTTTCTGGAACCACTGGAGCCCAGTCAGAT ACTCTCTTCGAACGAATACGCGCAGTTAATGTGCAACTTTCTCGAAGTGGTTGAAATGCATGAGGAATTTTTGCAAACGCTGGAGGACTGCAATGATCGTGTCGGGAAAGTGTTCCTATCGAAAGCACCAACGATGAAGAAAATACACCAATTCTACTGTGCCGCCCATCCCCGTGCCATAGTGATAGTTGATAAGTTTCG CGAGGAACTAAATGTGTTCATGGAAAAACAAGGTGCAGCCAAACCGGGTCTGCTGGTCCTTACCACAGGCCTTTCGAAGCCCTTCCGACGTCTAGACAAGTACGCTGCCATACTTCAGGAACTCGAAAGACACATGGAAAGCGGACACCCGGACAGGGGTGATACCCAGCGCAGTATTGCCGTGTACAAGGACATTGCTTCATCTTGTTCGGCTACCCGGCGGCAGAAGGAGCTAGAGCTGCAGATACTGACCGGACCGGTACGCGGTTGGCAGGGTGCAGAATTGAGTTCGCTCGGAGAAATCATACACATGGGAAGTGTAGCGGTTGGTCCGGAACATAAGGATCGATACTTGGTGCTATTTCCGCAGACGCTACTGATATTAAGCGTAAGCCAACGAATGAGTGCTTTCAAATATGAAGGAAAGCTCCCGCTGACGGGAATAACGGTGAATCGTTTGGAGGATACAGATCAGATCAAGAATGCGTTTGAAATCAGCGGTACACTGATCGATCGTATCGTAGCCGTGTGCCAAGGTCCCAGTGAGGCCAACCGATGGGTGGAACTGCTTAGTCCCAAGTCTGGCGCGGTCGAACAGAGCGGTACAGGAGCGGTGGACATGAAGCGGAACGTTAGCAGCTCTGCGGTCAATATTCCTCAGCCTCCACCACAT ATGTCACCCCCGTCAACAACCGGAAACAGCCATCCGTCGCGGAGCGGAACGTCCAGCATCGTGCAGCACATGTCGCAACACAAACGCAGCCAATCGTTCAACCACCATCTGAGTTACAATCAagttcagcagcaacagcagctccaacaacagcaactaaAGCAACATCAACCGAATCCAAATCTGTTAGCTTCCCCGAACTCCCTGAACTTAAACCGTCACGAAGCAAACCAAGCGGCACTAAACCAAAAAGGTTTTTCGGAAAAAG ctAATTGGAACATCACAAACCTAAGACCGGCACCTTCCTTGCGTCCAGCATTTTTGAGCTCGGTTGCCGTCAGCAGTGCTGGTAGCGCTGCCGGAGGCACGGGAGGAGGGCGCAGTGCGACGGCGAGCATTACTGGAAGTATTGGGGGTGCGGCGGCTAGCTGCGTTGGTGGTGGCAACAGCGGAGGTGGAAGTGCAATTTTAAACACTTCCGATAGCGTGCATCACAGTTTGTCCTTCAGCTCCAGCTCCAAGGTGTCACCCACTTATGAGGAGGACGCACTAGTCCTACGCGTCATTGAAGCATATTGTGCCGCTTACCAGAGCACCTCACGCAACACGATGCACTCAG GTGTAGAGTACGATGAAATGACCCCAACCTTACGGCAACTGTTCATCAGTGTCCGTCAGCTGCAACAAGATATGGCACAGGTTAAGCTGCAGATCACCGAGGAACGCACCCAGCGGGGTCATTTGCAGCAGGTGCTCATGGGCCATCTGGAAACGTACGGTGCAACGAACACAAAATGCtga
- the LOC128303612 gene encoding uncharacterized protein LOC128303612 isoform X1, translating to MDASIITVQAQYSFKGSNNDELCFKKGDIITLTQREEGGWWEGTLGDKTGWFPSNYVKEYVGPLPLSETIRPPEEIQAFRSVVFRDLLESEKAHVAELRGLAENFLEPLEPSQILSSNEYAQLMCNFLEVVEMHEEFLQTLEDCNDRVGKVFLSKAPTMKKIHQFYCAAHPRAIVIVDKFREELNVFMEKQGAAKPGLLVLTTGLSKPFRRLDKYAAILQELERHMESGHPDRGDTQRSIAVYKDIASSCSATRRQKELELQILTGPVRGWQGAELSSLGEIIHMGSVAVGPEHKDRYLVLFPQTLLILSVSQRMSAFKYEGKLPLTGITVNRLEDTDQIKNAFEISGTLIDRIVAVCQGPSEANRWVELLSPKSGAVEQSGTGAVDMKRNVSSSAVNIPQPPPHMSPPSTTGNSHPSRSGTSSIVQHMSQHKRSQSFNHHLSYNQVQQQQQLQQQQLKQHQPNPNLLASPNSLNLNRHEANQAALNQKGFSEKANWNITNLRPAPSLRPAFLSSVAVSSAGSAAGGTGGGRSATASITGSIGGAAASCVGGGNSGGGSAILNTSDSVHHSLSFSSSSKVSPTYEEDALVLRVIEAYCAAYQSTSRNTMHSALLPWTPCLPIRGGKLKTSKHFSSSNPQLPFTCSSLSSYLPSGGGIKNSRTHTSTNSINSSHIWREASPNSFNLYAASIATLNMANGAQPSQQNQQLHQQQQQHQRARYSIGGYGSTEWRSHSEESGRNVNGGPRSINTLKTASQPTAYHNPIARSGSNYDNIFMNSNTNTPLLSRVSKQQTVWMNANQLPAGASSLNHAYYQHHHHAPHHQRHRHRTTSREIDAVVADRDTSPPPPAPEGGEYIGDYLPLGHSSTGASASLYDRRLNRSFETAQGLKRNSKLSQLRRSTPQLNGDDDGENDVRATRGSAMQEDNLRDDMSRNSVSCCNKLWMFYWQHHR from the exons ATGGATGCTTCGATAATTACCGTACAGGCACAGTACTCCTTCAAGGGGTCAAACAACGATGAGCTGTGTTTCAAAAAGGGCGATATCATAACATTAACACAGCGGGAGGAAGGTGGCTGGTGGGAAGGAACCTTGGGCGACAAGACGGGTTGGTTTCCAAGCAATTACGTGAAGGAATATGTTG GGCCATTGCCGTTGTCCGAAACCATACGGCCTCCGGAGGAAATACAGGCGTTTCGATCAGTTGTCTTCCGGGATTTGCTGGAAAGTGAGAAGGCGCATGTTGCTGAACTGCGGGGCTTAGCTGAAAACTTTCTGGAACCACTGGAGCCCAGTCAGAT ACTCTCTTCGAACGAATACGCGCAGTTAATGTGCAACTTTCTCGAAGTGGTTGAAATGCATGAGGAATTTTTGCAAACGCTGGAGGACTGCAATGATCGTGTCGGGAAAGTGTTCCTATCGAAAGCACCAACGATGAAGAAAATACACCAATTCTACTGTGCCGCCCATCCCCGTGCCATAGTGATAGTTGATAAGTTTCG CGAGGAACTAAATGTGTTCATGGAAAAACAAGGTGCAGCCAAACCGGGTCTGCTGGTCCTTACCACAGGCCTTTCGAAGCCCTTCCGACGTCTAGACAAGTACGCTGCCATACTTCAGGAACTCGAAAGACACATGGAAAGCGGACACCCGGACAGGGGTGATACCCAGCGCAGTATTGCCGTGTACAAGGACATTGCTTCATCTTGTTCGGCTACCCGGCGGCAGAAGGAGCTAGAGCTGCAGATACTGACCGGACCGGTACGCGGTTGGCAGGGTGCAGAATTGAGTTCGCTCGGAGAAATCATACACATGGGAAGTGTAGCGGTTGGTCCGGAACATAAGGATCGATACTTGGTGCTATTTCCGCAGACGCTACTGATATTAAGCGTAAGCCAACGAATGAGTGCTTTCAAATATGAAGGAAAGCTCCCGCTGACGGGAATAACGGTGAATCGTTTGGAGGATACAGATCAGATCAAGAATGCGTTTGAAATCAGCGGTACACTGATCGATCGTATCGTAGCCGTGTGCCAAGGTCCCAGTGAGGCCAACCGATGGGTGGAACTGCTTAGTCCCAAGTCTGGCGCGGTCGAACAGAGCGGTACAGGAGCGGTGGACATGAAGCGGAACGTTAGCAGCTCTGCGGTCAATATTCCTCAGCCTCCACCACAT ATGTCACCCCCGTCAACAACCGGAAACAGCCATCCGTCGCGGAGCGGAACGTCCAGCATCGTGCAGCACATGTCGCAACACAAACGCAGCCAATCGTTCAACCACCATCTGAGTTACAATCAagttcagcagcaacagcagctccaacaacagcaactaaAGCAACATCAACCGAATCCAAATCTGTTAGCTTCCCCGAACTCCCTGAACTTAAACCGTCACGAAGCAAACCAAGCGGCACTAAACCAAAAAGGTTTTTCGGAAAAAG ctAATTGGAACATCACAAACCTAAGACCGGCACCTTCCTTGCGTCCAGCATTTTTGAGCTCGGTTGCCGTCAGCAGTGCTGGTAGCGCTGCCGGAGGCACGGGAGGAGGGCGCAGTGCGACGGCGAGCATTACTGGAAGTATTGGGGGTGCGGCGGCTAGCTGCGTTGGTGGTGGCAACAGCGGAGGTGGAAGTGCAATTTTAAACACTTCCGATAGCGTGCATCACAGTTTGTCCTTCAGCTCCAGCTCCAAGGTGTCACCCACTTATGAGGAGGACGCACTAGTCCTACGCGTCATTGAAGCATATTGTGCCGCTTACCAGAGCACCTCACGCAACACGATGCACTCAG CACTACTGCCATGGACACCGTGTTTGCCAATCCGTGGCGGAAAGTTGAAAACGAGCAAACACTTTTCCTCCTCCAATCCCCAGCTACCCTTCACTTGCTCCTCATTGTCATCCTACCTTCCGAGTGGTGGCGGTATCAAGAACAGCAGGACACACACATCAACCAACAGCATTAACTCGTCACACATCTGGCGTGAAGCGAGTCCGAATAGTTTCAATCTTTACGCCGCCTCCATCGCGACGCTCAACATGGCAAACGGTGCGCAACCGTCACAGCAGAATCAGCAActgcaccagcaacagcagcagcaccaacgcGCTCGGTATTCGATCGGTGGTTACGGAAGTACCGAGTGGCGCTCTCACTCGGAAGAATCGGGACGCAATGTGAACGGTGGGCCGCGTTCCATAAACACGCTTAAGACTGCATCACAGCCCACAGCCTATCACAATCCGATCGCACGATCCGGCTCGAACTACGATAACATTTTCATGAACTCCAACACTAACACACCGCTGCTGTCGCGCGTTTCAAAGCAGCAGACCGTGTGGATGAATGCGAATCAGCTGCCTGCAGGTGCATCGAGTTTAAACCATGCGTACtatcagcaccatcatcatgcgCCGCATCATCAACGGCATCGCCATCGGACGACGAGTCGTGAAATAGACGCGGTCGTCGCTGATAGAGACACGagtccaccaccacccgcacCGGAAGGGGGCGAATACATCGGTGACTATCTGCCGCTAGGACATTCGTCCACCGGTGCTAGTGCGTCGCTGTACGATCGTCGCTTGAATCGATCGTTCGAGACAGCGCAAGGGTTGAAGAGAAACTCAAAGCTATCACAACTCCGTCGTTCAACACCACAGCTAAACGGTGACGATGATGGAGAAAACGATGTCCGCGCGACACGCGGTTCAGCAATGCAGGAAGATAACCTACGCGACGATATGTCACGCAACTCGGTGTCATGCTGCAATAAGCTGTGGATGTTTTACTGGCAGCATCATCGATAG
- the LOC128303616 gene encoding FMR1-interacting protein NUFIP1, with protein MAEEKFLLPPPKFQDEVKKSYGNFSRHLNPHFSTPNGMLLTRDKQPPPMYGPRGSTVPPRFLSNPRKRQAGAYAPDQGNNWQRQPGAFQNNYRAKFKHNDGGGGHNRSARPPSNGLDKEVKPEFLVLDWKLWCEGCDVNCRSEEEYQQHITNHTPCSVPSCKFVGHPMIMKRHERQTHKDEKNAKDLPAAPSSEEIEQWKEERRKRYPTKQNVILRQHAQEARFNRGERIEENKDRFPNRHSTTKGESNENGQRREMASNGRKYKRSRGRKRSAFPVAVAVVAETTGRISFNGTSTLKDYKDPSNNALAMLGDYGSGSESNSDVEEQTEDKADPVKTIIESIVQPESVLSDGEIVHDEVINGDNNHCPKQLEQTLADNEDKSIGTEKGPKKATNVINVTTSQAPENNVPGGSTQDVLCRPVLKGAKQASKSEHNSKDKKVVKPNRPLLNYSKLRRSNQNTMLEKLLDSDIRHERNVLLQCVRHILLNKFFGIGQTNEENVATVSDDVKE; from the coding sequence ATGGCGGAGGAGAAGTTTCTTTTACCGCCGCCCAAATTTCAGGATGAGGTGAAGAAAAGTTACGGTAATTTTAGCCGCCATCTGAATCCTCATTTCTCGACGCCGAACGGAATGCTGCTAACGCGTGATAAACAACCGCCACCGATGTACGGGCCACGTGGTTCTACCGTTCCACCACGGTTCCTGAGCAATCCACGGAAACGGCAGGCAGGGGCTTATGCACCGGACCAGGGCAATAATTGGCAAAGGCAACCGGGTGCTTTTCAGAACAATTATCGTGCCAAATTCAAACATAACGATGGAGGTGGTGGACACAATCGATCAGCACGTCCACCAAGCAATGGGCTGGATAAAGAGGTTAAACCAGAATTTTTAGTTCTGGACTGGAAACTGTGGTGCGAAGGATGTGATGTAAATTGTCGTTCGGAAGAAGAATACCAGCAGCACATTACAAATCACACACCGTGTTCCGTGCCTAGTTGTAAGTTCGTTGGACATCCGATGATCATGAAACGACATGAACGTCAAACACACAAGgacgaaaaaaatgcaaaggatcttccagcagcaccatcatcgGAAGAGATTGAACAATGGAAGGAAGAACGCCGGAAGCGGTATCCTACGAAGCAGAACGTAATCCTACGCCAGCATGCACAGGAAGCAAGGTTCAATCGCGGTGAACGTATTGAGGAGAATAAGGATCGTTTTCCCAACCGACATTCAACGACGAAAGGTGAATCTAATGAAAACGGCCAAAGGAGGGAGATGGCTTCGAATGGGAGAAAGTATAAACGGTCAAGGGGCAGAAAAAGGTCAGCTTTTCCGGTAGCAGTAGCGGTAGTTGCGGAAACAACGGGTAGAATATCTTTCAACGGAACTTCAACGTTGAAGGATTATAAAGATCCGTCAAATAATGCCTTGGCTATGCTCGGGGACTACGGATCAGGCAGTGAAAGTAATTCAGATGTAGAAGAACAGACGGAAGATAAAGCTGATCCGGTGAAAACGATCATCGAATCCATAGTGCAGCCGGAAAGTGTACTCAGCGATGGAGAAATAGTACACGATGAAGTGATCAACGGCGACAACAACCATTGTCCGAAACAATTGGAACAGACTCTTGCTGATAACGAAGATAAATCGATAGGTACGGAAAAAGGTcccaaaaaagcaacaaatgtCATCAACGTTACTACTTCACAAGCTCCGGAAAATAATGTTCCGGGTGGATCAACTCAAGACGTATTGTGTCGCCCAGTGCTGAAAGGAGCTAAACAAGCTTCCAAAAGTGAGCACAATTCAAAAGACAAAAAAGTAGTTAAACCCAATCGCCCACTATTGAACTATTCCAAACTTCGACGATCGAACCAGAACACAATGTTGGAGAAGTTGCTCGACTCCGATATACGGCATGAGCGGAACGTGTTGCTGCAGTGTGTGCGACACATACTGTTGAACAAATTTTTCGGAATAGGACAAACGAATGAAGAAAATGTAGCCACCGTTAGCGACGATGTAAAGGAATAA
- the LOC128300408 gene encoding pre-mRNA-splicing factor CWC22 homolog, with the protein MPDIEEQVETKSVADAEAVAATKQPDNERCSRSASPPANRLKSVVTRRKDTIEEGELTSDRSRSRSRSRSRSHSDIDRKYDSRSKRHERHRRSRSRRRTRSRSRSRSRSRSHSRSRSRRYGGSRRRRRSYSRSRSYSRSRSRSRSRDRRRNNRRADDAGRSREAAKGGQEQRARPERKEEGDESLLRNEKPAIRKTVDLLTSKTGGAYIPPAKLRMMQAEITDKSSAAYQRISWEALKKSIHGFINKVNVDNIGVITRELLRENIIRGRGLLCRSIIQAQAASPTFTHVYAALVAIINSKFPNIGELLLQRLVIQFKRGFRRNDKSICLSASRFVAHLVNQRVAHEILALEILTLLVENPTDDSVEVAIAFLKEVGQKLTEVSGKGINAIFEMLKNILHEGKLDKRVQYMIEVVFQIRKDGFKDHAAVVDALELVEEDDQFTHLIMLDEATDTQDILNVFKVDSEYEANEEKYKDISREILGSDAEDDDGDKSDSSSGDSDSDDDEAGSDSDEGDDGKKKQDTIIDNTETNLIALRRTIYLTIHSSLDYEECAHKLMKMELKPGQEQELCHMFLDCCAEQRTYEKFYGLLAQRFCMINKIYIAPFEQIFQDTYTTTHRLDTNRLRNVSKFFAHLLFTDSIGWDVLQCIRLNEEDTTSSSRIFIKILFQELAEYMGLFKLNARLKDPTLQEPFAGLFPRDNPKNTRFAINYFTSIGLGGLTDELREFLKHAPKPIVQPLPAPVASSGSSDSDSSSSDSDSSSSDTSSSSSDSSSSSSSSSESEKESSKRKRRKNKEKETASRKHKKSEKQKQSEQKSKNKRDDRLSDKRKQQSKEEEKGDGTRDKYDRSRKGERYNDRHPTENDSRQHRQREQDDDYNRSREQKFSRHHRDETVPDKRRERDHDRDRQRDRRERDHRDQRGGHERR; encoded by the exons ATGCCCGATATCGAAGAACAGGTTGAGACCAAATCGGTGGCTGATGCGGAAGCTgtagcagcaacaaaacaaccggATAATGAGCGTTGCTCAAGAAGCGCCAGTCCTCCAGCTAACCGTTTGAAATCGGTCGTCACCCGGCGTAAGGACACGATAGAGGAAGGCGAACTGACCTCTGATCGTTCGCGTTCTAGATCGCGTTCTCGTTCCCGTTCGCACTCCGACATCGACAGGAAATATGACTCCCGTAGTAAAAGACACGAACGGCATCGTCGTAGTCGTTCAAGGAGGCGAACACGGTCACGCTCCCGATCTAGGTCCCGGTCCCGTTCACACAGCAGGAGTCGGTCTCGTCGCTATGGAGGAAGCCGAAGACGGCGTCGATCTTATTCACGTTCTCGCTCGTATTCGCGATCCCGATCAAGATCTCGTTCCCGCGATCGACGTCGCAATAATCGCCGGGCCGATGACGCTGGGAGATCCCGAGAAGCTGCAAAGGGAGGTCAAGAACAACGGGCAAGACCCGAACGAAAGGAGGAGGGTGACGAGTCTTTGCTTCGCAATGAAAAACCTGCCATCCGCAAAACGGTTGACTTGTTGACGTCGAAAACGGGTGGAGCGTACATACCACCGGCCAAGTTGCGTATGATGCAGGCGGAAATCACAGACAAATCTTCGGCAGCCTACCAGCGCATTTCGTGGGAAGCattgaagaaatcaattcaCGGGTTTATCAACAAGGTGAACGTAGACAACATTGGCGTAATTACGCGAGAGTTGTTACGTGAAAACATAATCCGTGGACGTGGTTTGCTCTGTCGGTCCATCATCCAAGCGCAGGCAGCATCTCCAACCTTCACGCACGTGTATGCGGCATTGGTCGCTATCATAAACTCCAAGTTCCCGAACATAGGAGAACTGCTGTTGCAGCGGTTGGTCATACAGTTCAAGCGAGGATTCCGACGTAACGACAAATCGATCTGCCTTTCCGCCTCCCGGTTCGTAGCACACTTGGTTAACCAGCGCGTGGCTCACGAGATTCTTGCGCTGGAAATATTAACGCTGCTCGTTGAAAATCCTACCGACGATTCGGTGGAGGTGGCGATCGCGTTCCTAAAGGAGGTCGGCCAAAAGCTGACGGAAGTTTCTGGAAAGGGCATTAATGCGATCTTTGAAATGCTTAAAAACATCCTGCATGAAGGGAAGCTGGACAAACGTGTGCAGTACATGATCGAGGTGGTGTTTCAAATTCGGAAGGACGGATTTAAAGATCATGCCGCTGTAGTTGATGCGCTCGAGCTGGTGGAAGAAGATGATCAATTCACGCATCTCATCATGCTGGATGAAGCGACCGATACGCAGGACATACTAA ACGTTTTCAAGGTGGATTCGGAGTATGAAGCAAACGAAGAGAAATATAAAGACATCAGTCGAGAAATTCTAGGCAGCGACGCAGAGGACGACGATGGCGATAAAAGTGACTCATCCAGCGGTGATAGCGATTCGGATGACGATGAAGCCGGTAGCGATTCGGATGAGGGAGACGATGGCAAGAAAAAGCAGGACACCATAATCGACAACACGGAGACAAATCTAATCGCGTTGCGACGGACGATCTATCTAACGATCCACTCCAGTCTTGATTACGAAGAATGCGCCCACAAGCTGATGAAGATGGAGCTTAAACCGGGCCAGGAACAGGAGCTTTGTCACATGTTCCTCGATTGCTGTGCCGAGCAAAGGACGTACGAAAAGTTTTACGGTCTACTTGCGCAACGGTTCTGCATGATCAACAAAATTTACATCGCACCGTTCGAGCAGATCTTTCAGGATACGTACACAACGACGCACCGGCTGGATACAAATCGGTTGCGCAATGTGAGCAAATTCTTTGCCCATCTATTGTTTACCGACTCGATCGGGTGGGATGTGTTGCAATGCATTCGTCTAAACGAGGAGGACACCACCAGCTCAAGCCGCATATTCATCAAGATTCTTTTCCAAGAGCTTGCCGAGTATATGGGACTGTTCAAACTGAACGCTCGGCTCAAGGATCCAACACTGCAGGAACCATTCGCCGGCCTATTTCCGAGAGACAACCCAAAAAACACACGTTTTGCCATCAACTATTTCACCTCGATTGGGCTCGGCGGATTGACGGATGAGTTGCGCGAATTTTTAAAGCATGCACCGAAACCAATCGTTCAGCCATTGCCGGCACCGGTTGCATCGAGTGGCTCGAGTGATTCCGATTCCAGCAGCTCGGATTCGGACAGCTCATCGTCCGATACGTCCTCTTCGTCCAGCgattccagcagcagcagcagcagcagctctgAATCGGAGAAAGAATCAAGCAAACGGAAGCGCAGAAAAAACAAAGAGAAGGAAACTGCTTCGAGGAAGCACAAGAAATcggagaagcaaaaacaatcaGAGCAAAAGTCGAAAAATAAACGTGACGATCGTTTATCGGAtaagagaaaacaacaaagcaaggaagaggaaaaaggTGATGGAACACGCGATAAATATGATCGGTCACGAAAGGGCGAAAGATACAACGACAGACACCCAACCGAGAATGACAGCCGCCAACATCGGCAACGGGAACAAGATGACGATTACAATCGCAGTCGGGAACAAAAATTTTCAAGACATCATCGCGATGAAACGGTTCCCGACAAACGACGCGAACGGGATCATGACCGTGATCGCCAACGGGATCGGCGTGAACGGGATCACCGCGATCAACGTGGT